The following coding sequences are from one Sardina pilchardus chromosome 16, fSarPil1.1, whole genome shotgun sequence window:
- the rgp1 gene encoding RAB6A-GEF complex partner protein 2, with protein MIEVVASMARGPVFLTGELLECLITFTNPMSHLSTSASSEMLAWASAQIHCQFHASESRVALPSQGNKQDVQAESDTVLIPSRGERGQCILDTPPKILFCDLRLDPGESKTYSYSEVVPSDGPPSFRGQAVKYVYKLTIGCQRVNSPIKLLRVPFRVLVLHGMSEQHFLQDEEVAPSNPFLEEEEGSSNRRDGSLLEKALDMLMATTSRRSPHLFNITNSRGKVAKFCIFKSVYRIGEDIIGTFTFSEGDIPCLQYSVSLQSEEEVNSVYQRKPTPPLSVTSHGRHLESCLHTASSHFSLPIPLNVTPGFSTDIITLRWRLHFEFVTSREPVESPTVLQNQSEVTIWTGADHVDVDTFSWDLPIKVLPTNPALAAYVSQFTGTNSINI; from the exons ATGATCGAGGTGGTGGCCTCCATGGCACGCGGCCCGGTATTCCTAACCGGGGAGCTCCTGGAGTGCCTTATCACGTTCACCAACCCGATGTCCCATCTATCCACCTCCGCTAgcag CGAGATGCTGGCGTGGGCCAGTGCCCAGATCCACTGCCAGTTCCATGCCAGCGAGAGCAGGGTGGCACTGCCCTCTCAGGGGAACAAGCAAGATGTGCAGGCTGAGAGCGACACGGTGCTCATTCCCAGCAGAG gagagagggggcagtgCATCCTTGATACTCCGCCAAAGATACTCTTCTGTGACTTACGCCTGGATCCAGGAGAGAGCAAAACCT ATTCCTACAGTGAGGTTGTCCCGTCAGATGGTCCACCGAGTTTCAGGGGGCAGGCGGTGAAGTATGTGTACAAGCTGACCATCGGCTGCCAGAGGGTCAACTCCCCAATCAAGCTGCTACGTGTTCCGTTCAGAGTACTGGTGCTGcatg GCATGTCGGAGCAGCATTTCCTCCAGGACGAGGAAGTGGCCCCCTCAAATCCcttcctggaggaggaggaggggagcagcAACCGCAGGGATGGAAGCCTCCTGGAGAAGGCCTTGGACATGCTGATGGCCACAACGTCGCGCCGCTCCCCcc atcttTTCAACATCACTAACTCACGGGGGAAGGTGGCTAAGTTCTGTATTTTCAAGAGTGTCTACCGGATCGGGGAGGACATCATCGGCACTTTTACCTTCTCTGAGGGGGACATTCCCTGTCTGCAG tATTCGGTCAGTTTACAGTCTGAAGAGGAAGTGAACTCTGTGTACCAGAGGAAGCCAACTCCACCATTGAGTGTAACCTCTCACGGGCGCCACCTGGAGTCCTGTCTGCACACTGCGTCCAGTCACTTCTCCCTGCCCATACCACTCAATGTGACGCCAGGATTCAGCACTGACAtca TCACTCTGAGATGGCGTCTGCACTTTGAGTTTGTGACATCCAGAGAGCCTGTGGAGTCGCCCACTGTGCTGCAGAACCAATCAGAGGTCACGATCTGGACAGGAGCGGACCACGTGGACGTGGACACCTTCAGCTGGGACTTGCCAATCAAAGTGCTTCCCACCAATCCAGCACTGGCAGCTTACGTTTCCCAGTTTACAGGGACCAACAGCATTAACATTTGA
- the msmp1 gene encoding prostate-associated microseminoprotein → MMGPWPLTVLVTSLLWVTCRTAPAQCHFNSQALCEYEGRSYSLGESWMESGCIQCTCLHPVGVGCCETIQRPVDFPAWCEVRVEALTCTVRLVQSADPRLPCVSHGNSLDPSHGALGM, encoded by the exons atgATGGGACCCTGGCCACTCACAGTTCTGGTGACATCTCTGCTTTGGGTTACCTGCCGAACAGCACCTGCTCAGTGTCACTTTAACTCACAAG CTCTGTGTGAGTATGAGGGCAGAAGCTACTCTTTGGGGGAGAGCTGGATGGAGAGTGGCTGTATTCAGTGCACCTGCCTGCATCCTGTGGGAGTGGGCTGCTGTGAGAC GATCCAGAGGCCGGTGGACTTCCCTGCCTGGTGCGAGGTGCGTGTGGAGGCTCTGACCTGCACCGTGCGTCTTGTGCAGAGCGCCGACCCCCGCTTGCCCTGTGTCTCCCACGGCAACAGCCTTGACCCCAGCCATGGGGCCCTGGGTATGTAG